One region of Citrus sinensis cultivar Valencia sweet orange chromosome 6, DVS_A1.0, whole genome shotgun sequence genomic DNA includes:
- the LOC127903135 gene encoding uncharacterized protein LOC127903135, whose translation MEDAVIGALTRKRSRPPTTKRDESKDAPTAKRANIVQQAPHLKVLPPAPVEVGEASGVATDPATSSPPVGPRPRLPDSRAEHLVPYLNELTKSVSKRDLEAFDGRTLGELVGAMQHSAFHLSCMTTYYKAKVGRYDRKMKEDIQSATNRADVAEKKAGELNLENLKLIEQESLAQAKAITLEEEFTKVKEDLQRQKAMYEAQLESLRDSHRAQVENLEREADNQYDQGLRHSYRCIMAVLGKQYPDLKMDDLAAGVARHMDEEAAKEDAEGVEPIVIEEENSPPRGVPAEVGEASTPPDATGDTPPAPEEVQPTDAARLTDPPSF comes from the coding sequence ATGGAGGACGCTGTGATTGGGGCTCTGACCCGAAAACGTTCTCGACCTCCGACCACGAAGAGGGACGAGAGTAAGGATGCCCCTACCGCGAAGCGGGCCAACATCGTGCAGCAGGCCCCACACTTGAAGGTTTTACCTCCGGCTCCTGTAGAAGTCGGGGAAGCTAGTGGAGTAGCCACAGATCCTGCTACCTCTTCTCCTCCTGTCGGGCCTCGACCTCGCTTACCGGACAGCCGAGCAGAACATCTGGTCCCTTACCTCAATGAGTTAACTAAATCCGTGAGCAAGAGGGACCTGGAGGCCTTTGACGGCCGCACCTTGGGTGAGCTGGTGGGGGCCATGCAGCATAGCGCTTTCCACCTCAGCTGCATGACCACCTATTACAAGGCTAAGGTTGGCCGCTACGATcggaagatgaaggaggatATCCAATCGGCGACGAACAGAGCTGACGTTGCCGAGAAGAAAGCAGGGGAGCTGAATCTCGAGAATCTGAAGCTGATAGAGCAAGAATCacttgctcaagcaaaagccattacCCTCGAGGAGGAGTTTACCAAGGTCAAGGAAGATCTGCAAAGGCAGAAGGCTATGTATGAGGCTCAGCTCGAGTCTCTCCGTGACTCCCACCGAGCTCAGGTCgagaacttggagagggaggccgacaaccagtacgaccagggactCCGGCATTCCTATCGTTGCATCATGGCCGTCCTCGGGAAGCAATACCCTGACCTCaagatggatgaccttgcAGCTGGCGTTGCTCGGCATATGGATGAGGAGGCGGCCAAGGAAGATGCCGAGGGGGTGGAGCCGATCGTGATTGAGGAGGAAAACTCTCCTCCTCGTGGAGTCCCTGCTGAAGTTGGCGAGGCGAGCACCCCCCCGGACGCAACTGGCGATACCCCCCCCGCACCTGAGGAGGTCCAGCCAACCGATGCTGCTCGGCTCACAGATCCGCCgtctttttga
- the LOC102629021 gene encoding DExH-box ATP-dependent RNA helicase DExH18, mitochondrial, producing the protein MARGQATILFRIYRSKNNVSRVGALSSNQCFHSVGRCDKWVLEKNQFGLTFDGRKREFSASLIDTVRFHLPSGNTRFIELKARSFCSSVGNEGLVNNGTATKPKVEDVEQESGVNFVQGGEEDKVEVLDDYFDGSVISDSTMVESVHKNSNQSVRFLHLSTRDPVEVFGELRSTEKGAKINRSDFEVLREVFRFFSNSGWAANQALAVYIGKSFFPTAAGKFRSYFIKKCPDDVAQYLVWLGPSDDAVKFLFPIFVEFCIEEFPDEIKRFRAMIESADLTKPHTWFPFARVMKRKIIYHCGPTNSGKTYNALQRFMEAKKGIYCSPLRLLAMEVFDKVNALGVYCSLLTGQEKKLVPFSNHIACTVEMVSTDEMYDVAVIDEIQMMSDPCRGYAWTRALLGLMADEIHLCGDPSVLDVVRKICSETGDELHEQHYERFKPLVVEAKTLLGDLRNVRSGDCVVAFSRREIFEVKMAIEKHTNHHCCVIYGALPPETRRQQANLFNDQDNEFDVLVASDAVGMGLNLNIRRVVFYSLSKYNGDKIIPVPGSQVKQIAGRAGRRGSIYPDGLTTTLNLDDLDYLIECLKQPFEVVKKVGLFPFFEQVELFSGQLSNYTFCQLLEKFGENCRLDGSYFLCRHDHIKKVANMLEKVQGLSLEDRFNFCFAPVNIRDPKAMYHLLRFASSYSKNAPVSIAMGMPKGSAKNDAELLDLETKHQVLSMYLWLSHQFKEEVFPYAKKAEAMATDIAELLGQSLTNANWKPESRQAGKPKLHQQREDGYDRPRSIIKSYENRKRQEKTSLTLHTEKIPA; encoded by the exons ATGGCAAGAGGTCAAGCGACGATTCTGTTTCGAATATACAGATCAAAGAATAATGTTTCTAGGGTTGGGGCTTTGAGTTCAAATCAATGTTTTCATTCTGTTGGGAGATGTGACAAGTGGGTATTGGAGAAAAACCAGTTTGGTCTCACTTTTGATGGGCGTAAACGGGAATTCTCCGCAAGCTTGATAGACACTGTTCGTTTTCATTTGCCTTCAGGGAACACTAGGTTTATAGAGTTAAAGGCTAGATCGTTTTGTTCATCTGTTGGGAATGAGGGTTTGGTTAATAATGGCACTGCTACTAAACCAAAAGTGGAGGATGTAGAGCAAGAAAGTGGAGTGAATTTTGTGCAGGGTGGTGAAGAGGATAAAGTTGAAGTTTTGGATGATTATTTTGATGGGAGTGTTATTTCTGATTCAACAATGGTTGAATCTGTACATAAAAATAGCAATCAAAGTGTGAGGTTTTTGCATTTGTCAACGCGTGATCCTGTGGAAGTTTTTGGGGAGCTAAGGAGTACTGAAAAGGGTGCCAAAATTAATCGGTCTGATTTTGAGGTTCTAAGGGAAGTTTTCCgtttcttttcaaattcagGGTGGGCAGCCAATCAGGCACTTGCAGTTTATATTGGCAAGTCATTTTTCCCTACTGCTGCTGGCAAGTTTCGCAGCTATTTCATTAAGAAATGTCCTGATGATGTTGCCCAGTATTTGGTGTGGCTTGGTCCATCAGATGATGCTGTTAAGTTTCTTTTCCCTATATTTGTTGAGTTCTGCATAGAAGAATTCCCTGATGAAATTAAGCGGTTTCGAGCAATGATTGAATCAGCTGATCTCACAAAGCCACACACATGGTTTCCTTTTGCACGGGTGATGAAACGTAAGATTATATACCACTGTGGTCCAACGAATAGCGGTAAGACATACAATGCTTTGCAACGATTTATGGAAGCAAAGAAGGGTATTTATTGCAGTCCGCTGAGGCTCTTGGCTATGGAAGTTTTTGACAAAGTCAATGCCCTCGGGGTTTACTGTAGTCTTCTTACAGGCCAAGAGAAGAAGCTTGTTCCTTTCTCAAACCACATTGCTTGCACTGTGGAAATGGTGTCTACAGATGAAATGTATGATGTTGCTGTTATTGATGAAATCCAGATGATGTCAGACCCATGTAGAGGTTATGCATGGACTCGGGCATTGCTTGGGTTGATGGCTGATGAAATACATTTGTGTGGAGATCCAAGTGTTCTGGATGTTGTTCGGAAGATTTGTTCAGAAACTGGGGATGAGCTTCATGAGCAACACTATGAGAGGTTCAAACCATTGGTTGTTGAAGCCAAGACCTTGTTAGGAGATCTTCGAAATGTGCGATCTGGGGACTGTGTTGTTGCATTCTCGAGGCGAGAGATATTTGAGGTGAAAATGGCAATTGAGAAACACACTAATCACCACTGTTGTGTTATCTATGGGGCTTTGCCTCCAGAGACTCGTAGACAGCAAGCTAACTTGTTCAATGATCAAGATAATGAATTTGATGTGCTGGTTGCAAGCGATGCTGTGGGAATGGGTTTGAATCTTAATATTAGAAGAGTTGTTTTCTATAGCCTTTCAAAGTACAATGGTGACAAGATTATTCCAGTTCCAGGATCACAAGTGAAGCAGATTGCAGGGAGAGCTGGTAGGAGGGGAAGCATTTACCCTGATGGACTCACAACAACCTTGAATTTAGACGATTTGGATTACCTAATCGAGTGCCTGAAGCAACCTTTTGAAGTAGTTAAGAAAGTGggtctttttccattttttgaGCAAGTTGAGCTATTTTCCGGGCAACTCTCAAATTATACTTTCTGCCAGCTGCTTGAGAAGTTTGGTGAAAATTGCCGTCTAGATGGATCATACTTCTTATGTCGACATGATCATATAAAGAAGGTAGCAAATATGTTGGAGAAGGTCCAAGGATTGTCTTTGGAAGATCGtttcaacttttgttttgctcCTGTTAATATTAGAGACCCAAAAGCAATGTACCATCTTCTGAGATTTGCTTCATCTTACAGTAAAAATGCCCCTGTTAGTATAGCAATGGGCATGCCAAAAGGTTCTGCCAAAAATGATGCAGAACTCTTAGATCTTGAGACTAAGCATCAAGTTTTGTCCATGTATCTATGGTTGTCTCACCAATTCAAGGAGGAAGTATTCCCATATGCAAAGAAGGCCGAGGCAATGGCAACAGACATTGCGGAATTATTGGGTCAGTCACTCACCAATGCTAACTGGAAACCAGAATCAAGGCAGGCAGGGAAACCGAAGCTGCATCAGCAAAGAGAAGATGGTTACGACAGACCTCGGTCAATCATTAAGTCATATGAGAA CAGGAAAAGGCAAGAAAAAACCTCACTGACCTTGCACACAGAAAAAATACCAGCATGA